The Streptomyces sp. cg36 genomic interval CGCCGCCAGGTCCACCTCGGGCCGGGTGAAGGTGGACGCGGCGTGGATGACCGCGTCGGCGCCCGCGACGGCGTGGCGCAGCCCGTCCAGGTCGGTGAGGTCGCCCGCGACGACGTCGACGCCGTCGGCGGCGACCAGATGAGCCGACTCGGGCCGGGCCAGGGCCAGTACGGGGCGGCCCTGTGCGGCCAGTTCACGCAGGAGGAACGCGCCGACGCCCCCCGTCGCACCGGTGACCAGCACCGTGCCCGGCCGCACCGCGCGCGACCGGGCGGGCCTGGCGACGGGCTTGGCGGCGGCCTGCTGGGCCGCGCGCTCGTCCAGGAGCGCGGCGAGCGCCCGGGGCGTACGGGCCTGGAGCACGTCGAGACCGGTGACCGGCAGGCCGAGCCCGGTGCGCAGGCGTTCGGCGAGCTGCACCGCGATCAGGGAGTGGCCGCCCAGGGCGAAGAAGTCGCCGTCGGGCGGCGGCGTGCCGCCGAGCAGCGACGCGAAGGCGTCCACGACGGCCGAGGCCCGGGCGCCGGAGAGGCCGTCCGGGGCGGAAGGCCGGCCGGAGACGGGGGCCCCGGCGTCCGTCGCGGGCAGCGTGTCGAGCAGCGTGACCGCGGCGGGTACGGACTCGGGCGCCAGCGAGCGGCGCAGCAGCCCGAGGAGCTCGTTGCTGGAGGGGCCGACGCTCTCGCGCAGCACGGCGTAGGCCACGGACGGCCCCTGCCCGGTCTGGACGACCATGGCGTCGGCGACCTGCGGATGGGCGCGCAGCGCCAGGACCGCCGGGTGGGCCCCGCCCTCCCGGGGATGGTCCGGGGACGGCGCGGCCGGTCGGTCGTCGCCGTCCTCCGGCCGTGCCCGGCCGCGCGGGCCGAGGCCGGGCACCTCGCTCAGGGCGAGCTCCGGACGGGTGGCCGCCGAGTCCAGCAGGGCGGCGAAGTCCCGTACGGTCGCCCTGGCCGCGTCGTCGTCCAGCGCGGCGCGGTCGAACTGGACCAGCGCCGAGGGCCGTTCGGCGTCGTCGAGCGACAGGCCGTAGGAGAGGGTGAACTTGGCGCCGCCGGTGGGCACGTCCACGTACTCGGCCGTGGTGCCGGGCAGTCGGAGCACCGTGGGCTCGCCCAGCACGTCGGAGGTGACGCGCAGCAGGGCCGTGCCGTCGGCGCCGCGCGCGGCGGCGCCCAGGCGCTCCAGGACGAGGTCGAACGGCAGGTGCCGGTGGCGCTGGGCCTCCAGGAGCCCGTCGCGCACGCGGTGCAGCAGCTCGGCGAACGACGGGTCGCCGGAGGCGTCCACGCGGACAGGCAGGGTGTTGACGCACAGCCCGACCAGGCCGCGCATGGCGATGCCGGTGCGGTGGGTGCCCGCGACACCGATGACGAGGTCGTCCTCACCGGTGAGGCGGCGCAGTGCCGCGAACGCCGCGGTCAGCGACACCGCGAAGAGCGTGGCCCGCTGCTCGGCGCCCAGCGCCCGCAGCGCCTCGGGCAGCGCGGGGGCCAGCGGCACGGTGTGCACGGCCGCCCCGGAGGCGCCGGACGCGTCCGGCGCGGGCAGCCGGGGCGGGGCTGCGTCGGCGAGCTGCCCGCTCCAGCGCGCCAAGTCCCCCTGGAGGCCGGGTATCCCGTCGTGCTCGCGGCGCGCGTAGTCGCCGTACTGCGGGGCCTCGGCCAGGGGAGCGGGGCCGGATCCCCCGGCGGCGGCCGTGTACAGCGCGGCCAGTTCGCCGGCCACGACCTCCAGCGATCCGCCGTCGATGGCGATGTGATGGAACGTCAGCGACACGGTGTGGTCCCGCTCCCCGTGGCGCAGGACACGGGCGCGTACCGCATCGCCCGCCGCGAGGTCGAACGGCCGGGCCGCCTCTTCCCGCAGCAGCGCCCCGGCGCCGCGCACGGAGGCGTCGACGACGGGCACGGCGACCGCGCGCGGGGCCGGGAGCACCTCCTGGAAGGGCTCGCCGTCCCGCTCCCCGTATCCGGTGCGCAGGACGGTGTGCCGGGCCACCAGCGCGGTCAGGGCGGTGGCCAGGGCCGCCGGGTCGAACGGGCCGCGCACCCGGGTCACGAAGGGAACGTGGTACGAGTCGCCCGCGCCGCCGAGGCGTTCCATCAGCCACATGCGGCGCTGGGCGCGGGAAAGCGGCAGCCGGCCGGAGTGCGGTGCGCCGTCGTCCGGAGCGGCGGCGGTGGCCCGCCCGGCGGCGCCGGCGCGGGCCCTGCGCAGCAGTTCGAGCTGGAGCCGCCGCTGTTCGGCGCGCGCCGTGGAGTCGGCGTCAGTGGGCATCGCGGTGCTCCGGGTTCTCGGGGTGGAGGTCGCTGTGGGCGGCCAGCAGGGCGCGTTCGACCAGGGCGGCCTGGGCGGCGACGGTCGGCGCGGCGAAGAAGTCGGCCAGCGACAGCTCGACGCCGAGCTCCTCGCGCAGGTCGTCGGTGACGGCGAGCGCGAGCAGCGAGTGGCCGCCCAGGGCGAGGAAGTCGGCGTCGCCACGGGTGACTTCGCTGCCCAGGGACCGGCTCCACACCTCGGCGACGGCCTGCTCCAGCGGGCCCATCGCCGGGGCGGGCGCCCCGTCTGCGGCCGGGGAACCGGCCTGGGCCCGGTCGGCCAGCGCCCGTCGGTCGACCTTGCCCGACGGGGTGAGCGGAAGGCGCTCCACCAGGGTGAGGGCGTCCGGCACCAGGTGGGCGGGCAGGACGGTGGTCAGCTGCTCGCGCAGTGCCGAGGGGACGGGCACCGGGCCGGGCGCCGCGACGACGAACGCCACCAGGCGCGCCTCGGGCGTACCGGCGCCGTCGACCGCGACGGCGGCGTCGTCCACGTCCGGCCTGCGGCGCAGGGCGTGCTCGACCTCGGCGGGTTCGATGCGGAAGCCGCGCACCTTGACCTGGTCGTCGTTGCGGCCGTGGAAGTCCAGGACGCCGTCGTGGCGGACGGAGACGATGTCGCCCGTACGGTAGAGGCGCCCGGCGGTGGGGTGGTCGACGAAGCGCTCGGCCGTGAGGTCGGGCCGGCCCGCGTAGCCGTCGGCGAGCCGGGTGCCGCCGACCCACAGTTCGCCCCGGTCGCCCTCGGGCACCGGATCGCCGTCGGCGTCCAGGACGTGGACCGTGGCTCCCGCGATGGGGCGGCCGATCGGCACCGGCGCGTCGCAGTCCCGCTCGGTGACGGTGTGGGCGGTGGCGAACGTGGTGGTCTCGGTCGGCCCGTAGCCGTTGACCAGCTCCAGCCAGGGGAAGGCGGTCAGCACGTCCCGGGCGTGGCTGGCGGCCATGGCCTCGCCGCCCACCACGACCGAGCGCAGCTGGGCGAAGACGCGCGAGCGGCGGGCGGCGAGCTGGTGGAAGAGCGCGGTGGTGAAGAACGCGACGGTCACGCCGTGCCGCTCCACGTGCCGGGCCAGGTCCTCCAGGGAGGGCCGGGGCACGGTGCACACCACGACGGCGGCGCCGTTGGCGAGCGCGGCCCACACCTCGAACGTGGAGCCGTCGAAGGTCATGGGCGAGTGGAACAGCACGCGGTCACGGGCGTTGACCGTCACATAGCGCGGTGCGGTGACCAGTTCGGCGATGGCCCGGTGGCTGACGGTGACGCCCTTGGGGCGGCCGGTGGAGCCGGAGGTGAACATGATGAAGGCCGGGCTGTCGGGCGCGGCCCCGGCCGCCGGGGCGCCGCCGCCCAGGGGCGCTTCCGGCAGGGCCAGTACGGGGCCGGTGAGCCCGGACGCGTCCAGCAGCTTCGCGTCGCCGACGGTGAGGGTGACCCCCGCGTCCTCGATCATCGCCTCGGTGCGCGGCCGGGGCTGCGCGGGGTCCAGCGGCACGCACACGGCTCCGGCCCCCCACAGGGCGAGCTGGGCGACGACGGTGCGCGCGGAGCGGGCGGTCAGCAGCGCCACCCGGTCGCCGGTCGCCACCCCGTGCTCGCGCAGATGCGCGGCGAGGGCGCGGCCGGCCCGGTCGAGCTGCCCGTAGGTGAAGGTGGTGTCGCCGTCGACGACGGCCAGGGCGTTCGGGGTGCGGGCGGCGTGCCGGGCCACGAGCTCCGGCAGCGCCGTGGCGTGCGTGGGGAGCACGGCGGGCGCGGTGGCCATGGGCTGAGCGGTCGGTGTCATGTCAGGCTCCTGCCGGTCGCGGGGTCCAGCGCTGGTCGAGGAGGGCGGCGAAGGCGCCCAGGTCGGTGCTGCGCAGCAGTTCGTGGGCGCGCGGTCGGATGCCGCTCTCCCGCTCGACGACCGCCAGCAGCCGCGCCGCGACGACGGAAGTGCCGCCGATGTCGGTGAAGTTGTCGGCGAGTACGGTCGCGGGACGGCCCAGGAGTTCCCGTACGGCGGTCAGGACCAGCCGCTCGCCGGGGGTGGCGGCGGCCAGGTCGTCCGCCGGGGCGGCGGGCGCGGGCGAGGTGTCGGCGGCGGCCAGCGCGGTCCGGTCCACCTTGCCGTTGGCGTCCAGCGGGAAGCCGTCGACGAGCCGCACGGCGGCGGGGACGGCCTGCTCGGGGAGCCAGGCGCGGACCGCGTCCAGCAGGTCGGCCGCCGCGGGGGCGCCGAGCGCGGGCTTGAGGTGGGCGACGAGACGGGCGAGGCCGGAGCCGTCGCGCTCGACGGTGACGACCGCCGTGCGCACCCGGGGGTCCTGCTCGAACGCGGCCTCCACCTCGGCGAGTTCGATCCGCACGCCGCTGATCTTGACCTGGTCGTCGAGGCGGCCGAGGAACTCCAGGCCGCCGTCGGCGTCCATGCGGACCCGGTCGCCCGTGCGGTACAGCCGGTCGAGCTCCTTGAGTCCCGGGTGGTCGGCCGGGGCGGTGAAGCGCCGCGCGGTGAGCTCCGGATCGAGGTAGCCGAGGGCCAGGCAGTGGCCGCCGACGCGCAGTTCACCGTCCTGGCCCCGGTCGACGGGGTGGCCCTCGGCGTCGGTGACGACGACGGTGGTGCCCGGCAGCGGCGTGCCGATCGGCGGCGGCGCCACCTCGCCCGCCCGCGCGTCCGTGGCGCGCATCGCGTACGTGGTGGTGACGACGGTGGCCTCGGCCGGGCCGTAGGCGTTGTGCACGGTGGCGGTGACGTCCGGGCCGGGGCGGCGGCGCATGCGGTCGCCGCCGACGACGAGGTGACGCAGTGTCAGATCCTGGGGCCAGGGCCGGTCCAGGAGCGGCTCGACGGTCGGTGTCGCCGCCACGCACACGGTCACGGCCGCATCGCGCCACCAGTCGGTGAGCAGCGCCGCGTCCCAGCGGGTGTCGTCGGGGGCCGGGACGAGGGCGGCGCCCGAGGTCAGTGCGGCCCACAGCTCCAGCAGGTGCGGGTCGAAGGCCACGCCGATCAGCAGGGACTGCCGGTCGCCGGGCGCCAGGCCGGTGGCCGCGCGGTACCAGTCCAGGGCGACGGACAGCGACGCCTCGGCGACCGCGACGGCCTTGGGGCGGCCGGTGGACCCGGAGGTGAGGACCGCGTACAGCGTGCCCTCGGGTGCGCGCCGGGCGTCCGCGCGGCGGGCGGCGAACGCGGCCACCGGCGCGGCCGGCGCGTTCACGCCGTCGGCGGGCAGGCCCAGGGCCAGGTGCTCGCCGTCCTGGTGGGCCCCGGGCAGCACACCGGGGTCGCCGATCAGGCAGGCCACGTCGAGGTCCTCGGTGACGGCCTGGATGCGGCGCTCGCCGGGGCGCGGCCCCAGCGGCAGGTACACGGCGCCGAGCCGGGCGAGCGCGACGGCGCTCACCACCAGCGCGGTGGACCGGTCCAGGCAGACGCCGACCAGGTCACCGGGGCGTACGCGGTCGCGCAGGGCGGTGGCGACCCGCTCGGCGGCGGCGTCGAGTTCCCCGTACGTCCAGATCCGCTCGCCGTCGACGACGGCGGGGGCCTGCGGGGCGGTGCGGACCCACTCCTCGAAGCGGGCGACGACGGCGGTCGGTTCGGCGGCGGGGCCGTGGGCGATGCTCGCCGGGGCGTCGACGGCGCCGGCCGCGACGGTGGTCTCGGGAAGGGAGGGGGACTGGATCATCACGACTCCGTGGAGAGGGGGGCGGTGGCGGCGAGGGCGTCGGCCTGGTCGGCGAGGACGGGGTTGCGGAAGAGCACCTTGAGCGGCGGGCGCGTGCCCAGGTGGGGCTCCAGCCAGGCGGCGAGCTCGGCGGCCAGCAGCGAGTGGCCCCCGATGCGGAAGAAGTGGGAGCCGGCGTCGAAGCGGCTGTGGCCGAGGACTTCGCGCCAGCCGGTGACCAGCAGGGCCGTCATCGGGTCGTCCGGTACGGCGGTGTCCCGCGCCTCCTCGGAGACGGCCTCGGGCGCGGCCGGGGCCACCGGGTCGAGCGCGACCGCGCGACGGGTCAGGGCCGTGCGGTCCGGCTTGCCGCCCGCGAGGGTGGGCATCGTCTCCAGCCGGGCCCAGCGGGCGGGCACCAGCGGGCCGGGCAGCCGGCGGGCCAACTCGCCGTGCAGGGCCTTCTCGTCGACGTCGGCGAGGTCGGCGCCGTCCTCGAAGAAGCCGACGAGCCGGGGTGCGGCCGGGCTCTCGCGGTCCAGGACGACGGCGCAGGAGCGTCCGCCGAGCGCCGCGGACGCCGCCGCCTCGATCTCCTCCAGCTCGATGCGGTGCCCGCGCAGCTTGACCTGGTTGTCGCGGCGGCCCAGGA includes:
- a CDS encoding condensation domain-containing protein; its protein translation is MPTDADSTARAEQRRLQLELLRRARAGAAGRATAAAPDDGAPHSGRLPLSRAQRRMWLMERLGGAGDSYHVPFVTRVRGPFDPAALATALTALVARHTVLRTGYGERDGEPFQEVLPAPRAVAVPVVDASVRGAGALLREEAARPFDLAAGDAVRARVLRHGERDHTVSLTFHHIAIDGGSLEVVAGELAALYTAAAGGSGPAPLAEAPQYGDYARREHDGIPGLQGDLARWSGQLADAAPPRLPAPDASGASGAAVHTVPLAPALPEALRALGAEQRATLFAVSLTAAFAALRRLTGEDDLVIGVAGTHRTGIAMRGLVGLCVNTLPVRVDASGDPSFAELLHRVRDGLLEAQRHRHLPFDLVLERLGAAARGADGTALLRVTSDVLGEPTVLRLPGTTAEYVDVPTGGAKFTLSYGLSLDDAERPSALVQFDRAALDDDAARATVRDFAALLDSAATRPELALSEVPGLGPRGRARPEDGDDRPAAPSPDHPREGGAHPAVLALRAHPQVADAMVVQTGQGPSVAYAVLRESVGPSSNELLGLLRRSLAPESVPAAVTLLDTLPATDAGAPVSGRPSAPDGLSGARASAVVDAFASLLGGTPPPDGDFFALGGHSLIAVQLAERLRTGLGLPVTGLDVLQARTPRALAALLDERAAQQAAAKPVARPARSRAVRPGTVLVTGATGGVGAFLLRELAAQGRPVLALARPESAHLVAADGVDVVAGDLTDLDGLRHAVAGADAVIHAASTFTRPEVDLAATQAMVDAWRGGPFVFVSSVDAYGHPHGERVLEESPSHAPISPYGRAKLDCEAMVLRAAGTGGRGGASAVRSPIVWGAHERLREQLRWGALGTLYQAADRGEPIELPRPGTAGHPWYGAAWVHAAALARAVTECLERPVHGVANAVSGHVSWHDLARDLTELLGTRAEIRETDGVPQDLDHRWHYDSHRLARTLRARPGEDRRSVLAEMIGGTREDNS
- a CDS encoding non-ribosomal peptide synthetase, translating into MTPTAQPMATAPAVLPTHATALPELVARHAARTPNALAVVDGDTTFTYGQLDRAGRALAAHLREHGVATGDRVALLTARSARTVVAQLALWGAGAVCVPLDPAQPRPRTEAMIEDAGVTLTVGDAKLLDASGLTGPVLALPEAPLGGGAPAAGAAPDSPAFIMFTSGSTGRPKGVTVSHRAIAELVTAPRYVTVNARDRVLFHSPMTFDGSTFEVWAALANGAAVVVCTVPRPSLEDLARHVERHGVTVAFFTTALFHQLAARRSRVFAQLRSVVVGGEAMAASHARDVLTAFPWLELVNGYGPTETTTFATAHTVTERDCDAPVPIGRPIAGATVHVLDADGDPVPEGDRGELWVGGTRLADGYAGRPDLTAERFVDHPTAGRLYRTGDIVSVRHDGVLDFHGRNDDQVKVRGFRIEPAEVEHALRRRPDVDDAAVAVDGAGTPEARLVAFVVAAPGPVPVPSALREQLTTVLPAHLVPDALTLVERLPLTPSGKVDRRALADRAQAGSPAADGAPAPAMGPLEQAVAEVWSRSLGSEVTRGDADFLALGGHSLLALAVTDDLREELGVELSLADFFAAPTVAAQAALVERALLAAHSDLHPENPEHRDAH
- a CDS encoding non-ribosomal peptide synthetase; the protein is MIQSPSLPETTVAAGAVDAPASIAHGPAAEPTAVVARFEEWVRTAPQAPAVVDGERIWTYGELDAAAERVATALRDRVRPGDLVGVCLDRSTALVVSAVALARLGAVYLPLGPRPGERRIQAVTEDLDVACLIGDPGVLPGAHQDGEHLALGLPADGVNAPAAPVAAFAARRADARRAPEGTLYAVLTSGSTGRPKAVAVAEASLSVALDWYRAATGLAPGDRQSLLIGVAFDPHLLELWAALTSGAALVPAPDDTRWDAALLTDWWRDAAVTVCVAATPTVEPLLDRPWPQDLTLRHLVVGGDRMRRRPGPDVTATVHNAYGPAEATVVTTTYAMRATDARAGEVAPPPIGTPLPGTTVVVTDAEGHPVDRGQDGELRVGGHCLALGYLDPELTARRFTAPADHPGLKELDRLYRTGDRVRMDADGGLEFLGRLDDQVKISGVRIELAEVEAAFEQDPRVRTAVVTVERDGSGLARLVAHLKPALGAPAAADLLDAVRAWLPEQAVPAAVRLVDGFPLDANGKVDRTALAAADTSPAPAAPADDLAAATPGERLVLTAVRELLGRPATVLADNFTDIGGTSVVAARLLAVVERESGIRPRAHELLRSTDLGAFAALLDQRWTPRPAGA